The genomic DNA GGCATTATAATAACATTCTAAATTCACGATAACTATCTTTAATTGTACTTTAAAGGTGTAACTTCGAAAATAACTAATTACCAGcagggatttttctgttttcaacagCCACTAGCCGCTTTGCTAACACAATCGAAATTAGCCGATTCATTAGCAGGCGATGACAGTGCACCAACTACAGCAACTTCGAAAGCAACACTGTCTGTACGAGAAAacttaggtttaaaaaaaacgattaaagGATAATACTTAATAACAGTCTGCACATTATAACAGAGGGATTTTCCCCCGACTTCTAtcataattttaagaaaatataccTAAATGTGGTCAGGGAGAAACTGTAGCCTCGCTCCGCCATCTTGCTCTTCCTCTTCTACGTTAGGAGGATGTGAGAGATTCTAGTACTCTTGAAGAAGAGCGCCCCCGTTGGGAAAGGGTGATACATTTCACACATTGAAAAAGAAGCATTGACAGTGGACTTCAGAGTTGAAATTATGTTGCGGATGGATGTTGCTAAAAgttttaattcataattaaaacatctattttaatatggaagcccaaactgttcttaattaaataaaNNNNNNNNNNNNNNNNNNNNNNNNNNNNNNNNNNNNNNNNNNNNNNNNNNNNNNNNNNNNNNNNNNNNNNNNNNNNNNNNNNNNNNNNNNNNNNNNNNNNNNNNtatttaattaagaacagtttgggcttccatattTTAAGACCAAGATCATAAAGCTTCAGTACCTTCACCGAATCCTGACGGTAAACATGATTCTTCCTAGGGtcagttacaatttttttacataatgaaTTTTGTCAAACTTggacattttaaagaaattgatcatttcaaaacaaaagaactagCTGAGGATGAgccaatgtttgattgacaaaaTGGGAGAAAAgaagatacatttttacatatattttgtttgtttttgattaatgtattttctatttCGTGTATTAATGTGTGTATTCTTTTAATGCGGACCCCAGGAAGAATAGTCTTACCTTTGGTTAAGACTAATGCGGATccttaaataaattcaaattcaaattaaatccaaattcaaattcaaattcaaatttaattcaaatgcagatgcagttttatttctggccactaggtggcagaaACCCTGACAAGGGCGAAGGCTGTGGTCGCAGCTTTATGACGTAAGCTCACAGGGTGACCGTGAGCTATTTatgtagaaagaaaaagaaacgtGGTGGGAAAAATATGAATCTATCCTCGTTAATACAGAGCCTTCGGTGCTCTTTGCTACGGATCGAAAGTAGATTATTGCAGGCGAGTGGACTCGAGTCGTACCCGGGTAAGTTACGGAGTCATGTTAGCAACTGAAAACGAGTTATCGAAATGACTTaatattattgttgttgtttttattagggTCTcgcttttttaaaagcattttcccCAAATTCCTCGGTGAGGTATCTAATAGCTGACTTTCTGTTCGGTTTTGTTCAGCCCCAGCGCTGGCAGTGAACGGCCTGAGCCTCCCTCCTCCTCAGCTCCACCCGAAGATCCAGCtggaagaggagcaggagaaccaGGAGCATCCCTCTGGCCTCCTGGACAGCATCATGTGGATGGCGGCCCCGAAGAAGAGGCGCACCATAGAGATCAACCGCACCAGGAGGAGAGCTGAAAGCAAACTCATAAAAGTGAAGGTATACAGACTCAGAAGTTTTTATGATATCTCCAGGACTCAATATATTTTAGTGGATGCTGTCTGCCTAAAGCGGTTAAACTAGAGTCTGTCAGTGTTATTTTCATACAGAAGGTTGGGGGTTCAGGAGAGAGGCCGGCCTGCATCCCTCCATCTATTAATAGGGTTGTTTCTTCATCTCCATCATTCTCACCAGTTTAATAGTTCGATTGGTTCTCAGAGTTTGATGTGCAAAAATCAGCATCCTGTCTGGGTTTGATGGTGTTGGGAACCACTGTCTTGTGTCTGTCAGAACAACATCGAGCCGTGTCTGGAGTGCGGCCACCTGAAGCAGAAGCACGTCCTGTGTGGGTTCTGCTACGCCAAAGTGAGCAGAGAGACCGGTCTGATTCGTCAGCAGATAAACGCCATGGAAGGCGGCCCGCTGAGGACCCCGACCGTGGAGACTGTGGTCCTGTATGAGGGGGAAACGCCAAGCACCCAGGATAAAGACAAGAGGATAGTGGAGAGACCCAGGAAGAGACCCGCCTGGTTCAGTTACTGACACTCGTGTCAGCTGAGGATTGAAAAAACgacaaatttcattttttcattaagTCAGGATGAGATGTGGATGAGGTTGTTTTCTTTCCATAATTTCAATTCAGTGAagtttatatgtatttttaagaattcaaCAGCATTTATAGATATTGTGCATTATTATCAATCATACATGTTACTGTGCAAACATGAGAATAGATTTAATATATATTCTGTTCAACTTGTTTGCAATTCTGGATTTTCAAGTTTGTGAGCTGACTGGGAGTCTTTAAAGTAACAATAACATCTTCCTGCTGAATCATCTTTGAACTGATCCAATAAAGATACCTACGTTTTCCTTGAAGCTGTTTTTCCTTGGTCACTATACAACCCAAAGTCTtagaatgactttttaaagcctTATTCTAACGTGGAATGATCTggatttctgctgtttgtcaGATGTGTTCTAACAGTAAGAAACAACCAATTCTGATTCAGTACAATTTACAGTTCAgtcaaacattattttagtaGTTTACATCTGAAGGCATCATCCACAATTGGACGTCAACTTNNNNNNNNNNNNNNNNNNNNCTGAC from Oryzias melastigma strain HK-1 linkage group LG16, ASM292280v2, whole genome shotgun sequence includes the following:
- the mrpl32 gene encoding 39S ribosomal protein L32, mitochondrial isoform X1: MNLSSLIQSLRCSLLRIESRLLQASGLESYPAPALAVNGLSLPPPQLHPKIQLEEEQENQEHPSGLLDSIMWMAAPKKRRTIEINRTRRRAESKLIKVKNNIEPCLECGHLKQKHVLCGFCYAKVSRETGLIRQQINAMEGGPLRTPTVETVVLYEGETPSTQDKDKRIVERPRKRPAWFSY
- the mrpl32 gene encoding 39S ribosomal protein L32, mitochondrial isoform X2 encodes the protein MSPPAMPTKEKTTAPALAVNGLSLPPPQLHPKIQLEEEQENQEHPSGLLDSIMWMAAPKKRRTIEINRTRRRAESKLIKVKNNIEPCLECGHLKQKHVLCGFCYAKVSRETGLIRQQINAMEGGPLRTPTVETVVLYEGETPSTQDKDKRIVERPRKRPAWFSY